From a single Streptomyces rubradiris genomic region:
- a CDS encoding nucleoside deaminase, whose amino-acid sequence MTVNTATIVQNEQEWMRQAIAVATDSANSGGGPFGALIAKDGVVVATAHNQVTATNDPSAHAEVNAIRAACRELGTFVLEGCTLITSCEPCPMCLSAALWARLDRLVYCADRNDAAVAGFDDRKFYDLFEKRPTEAWPLEVAHLDLPERTAPFDAWIAKSDRVDY is encoded by the coding sequence GTGACCGTGAACACCGCGACCATCGTGCAGAACGAGCAGGAATGGATGCGGCAGGCCATCGCCGTCGCCACGGACAGCGCGAACAGCGGCGGCGGCCCCTTCGGCGCCCTGATCGCCAAGGACGGCGTGGTCGTGGCGACCGCGCACAACCAGGTCACCGCGACGAACGACCCGTCCGCGCACGCCGAGGTCAACGCGATCCGCGCCGCCTGCAGGGAACTGGGCACCTTCGTCCTCGAAGGCTGCACTCTGATCACCTCGTGCGAGCCGTGCCCGATGTGCCTGTCCGCCGCCCTGTGGGCGCGCCTGGACCGGCTCGTCTACTGCGCCGACCGCAACGACGCCGCGGTGGCCGGCTTCGACGACCGCAAGTTCTACGACCTGTTCGAGAAGCGGCCCACCGAAGCGTGGCCCCTGGAGGTCGCCCACCTGGACCTGCCCGAGCGCACCGCGCCGTTCGACGCGTGGATCGCGAAGTCCGATCGCGTCGACTACTGA
- a CDS encoding ABC transporter substrate-binding protein, translating to MSPVSQGASRRLLLAGALAAVSAAVTGCSFGEEATAGGSRRLSIGYFPFPSGDLLVKNRKLLEKELPGYRVTWIKFDSGAAVNQAFLGRSLDIAALGSSPFARGISGGSPIPYKVAWVLDVAGENEALVAREGIGIRDVAGLKGRTVATPFASTSHYSLLAALRTAGLKSSDVKLVDLQPQAILAAWQRGDIDAAYVWLPTLDELRTTGTQLTSSKEIGAAGKPTLDLAVVSDDLIARDPAAIDAWRKAQARALRLLTSDPDGSVAAVAAELGISAKDARAQLRQGVFLTPEQVASPDWLGTDGTPGKLLTYVTDTARFLAEQRQIDAAPAGDAVRKAFYLKGLPDVLK from the coding sequence ATGTCCCCTGTGTCCCAAGGCGCTTCCCGCCGGCTCCTGCTGGCCGGTGCCCTCGCCGCCGTCTCCGCGGCCGTCACCGGCTGTTCCTTCGGTGAGGAGGCGACAGCGGGCGGCTCCCGGCGGCTGAGCATCGGCTACTTCCCCTTCCCCAGCGGTGACTTGCTCGTGAAGAACAGGAAGCTGCTGGAGAAGGAGCTGCCCGGTTACCGCGTCACCTGGATCAAGTTCGACTCCGGGGCGGCCGTGAACCAGGCCTTCCTCGGCAGGTCGCTCGACATCGCCGCGCTGGGTTCCAGCCCGTTCGCCCGCGGCATCTCGGGCGGTTCGCCGATCCCGTACAAGGTCGCGTGGGTCCTGGACGTCGCCGGGGAGAACGAGGCCCTCGTCGCGCGCGAGGGCATCGGCATCCGTGATGTCGCCGGTCTCAAGGGCAGGACCGTCGCCACACCGTTCGCCTCCACCTCGCACTACAGTCTGCTGGCGGCCCTGCGGACGGCCGGGCTGAAGTCCTCCGACGTCAAGCTCGTCGATCTGCAGCCGCAGGCCATCCTCGCCGCCTGGCAGCGGGGTGACATCGACGCCGCCTATGTGTGGCTGCCCACGCTGGACGAGCTGCGGACGACCGGTACCCAGCTCACCAGCAGCAAGGAGATCGGTGCGGCGGGCAAGCCGACGCTCGACCTCGCGGTGGTCTCGGACGACCTCATCGCCAGGGACCCGGCGGCCATCGACGCCTGGCGCAAGGCGCAGGCCCGGGCGCTGCGCCTGCTGACGTCCGACCCCGACGGGTCGGTGGCGGCCGTCGCGGCCGAGCTGGGCATCAGTGCCAAGGACGCGCGGGCGCAGCTCAGGCAGGGAGTCTTCCTCACCCCGGAGCAGGTGGCGTCCCCCGACTGGCTGGGCACCGACGGCACACCCGGCAAGCTGCTCACGTACGTCACCGACACCGCGCGTTTCCTCGCCGAGCAGCGGCAGATCGACGCCGCTCCGGCCGGGGACGCCGTCCGCAAGGCGTTCTACCTCAAGGGGCTGCCCGATGTCCTCAAGTGA
- a CDS encoding MBL fold metallo-hydrolase translates to MAGTDGFTDDALDLRFIGNATVLLRYGPLALLTDPNFLHRGEYAHLGYGLLSRRLTEPALAPEDLPRLDGVVLSHLHGDHWDRRARRSLDRTVPVLSTPHAARRLRVLHGFRRTAGLRTWQALTLDRKGVRATVTALPGRHAGHPVLRGLLPPVMGSMIEFGAVGGPARLRLYVSGDTLLYDGLAEIGRRFPAADLAVLHLGGTRLPGGFLVTMNGAQGAELVRRLRPRAVLPVHYEDYTVMRSPLSAFLAEAGRLGLADRIVPCPHGGRACLPAGPGATPVVR, encoded by the coding sequence ATGGCCGGCACGGACGGGTTCACCGACGACGCGCTGGATCTGCGGTTCATAGGCAATGCCACGGTGCTGCTGCGGTACGGCCCCCTGGCCCTGCTCACCGACCCGAACTTCCTGCACCGCGGCGAGTACGCCCATCTCGGCTACGGACTGCTGAGCCGGCGCCTGACGGAGCCCGCTCTCGCCCCGGAGGACCTGCCCCGCCTCGACGGCGTCGTACTCTCCCATCTGCACGGCGATCACTGGGACCGCAGGGCCCGGCGGTCCCTGGACCGTACGGTTCCGGTCCTCAGCACTCCCCATGCCGCGCGCCGGCTGAGAGTGCTGCACGGTTTCCGGCGGACGGCGGGACTGCGGACCTGGCAGGCGCTCACCCTCGACCGGAAAGGGGTACGGGCCACGGTCACCGCGCTGCCCGGCCGGCACGCCGGGCACCCGGTGCTGCGAGGGCTGCTGCCGCCCGTAATGGGCAGCATGATCGAGTTCGGTGCCGTGGGCGGACCGGCACGGCTGCGGCTGTACGTCTCCGGTGACACGCTCCTCTACGACGGCCTGGCGGAGATCGGCCGCCGCTTCCCGGCCGCCGACCTGGCCGTCCTCCATCTGGGCGGCACTCGTCTGCCGGGCGGGTTCCTGGTCACCATGAACGGCGCGCAGGGCGCCGAACTCGTCCGGCGGCTTCGCCCCCGGGCCGTGCTGCCGGTGCATTACGAGGACTACACGGTGATGCGCTCGCCCCTGTCCGCTTTCCTGGCCGAGGCCGGCCGGCTCGGCCTCGCGGACCGGATCGTGCCCTGCCCGCACGGCGGCCGGGCGTGCCTGCCCGCCGGCCCCGGAGCGACACCCGTGGTCCGCTGA
- a CDS encoding DUF2332 domain-containing protein, whose product MDTAQRYRAFATREAHGHSAIYEELAGRVADDEELIALIDRLPVPKRQPNLLLATVRFLGGPVTGHRAFRSWVISHWDQVSATMRQRRTQTNEPGRCATLLPLLASLPQPLALIEVGASAGLCLYPDRFQYRYDDRPPLGPSASPVSLTCRTTGHMPLPERLPTVVWRAGVDLDPLDVRDADDMRWLECLVWPEQRDRLDRLRNAARIAQAEPPHLVRGDLNQVLPELVSRVPRGATPVVFHSAVLVYLPSEARSVFTETMRRMPGHWITNEGPHILPTVEARLPRPAPPDRAVFALALDEQPLAFTGPHGQWVDWF is encoded by the coding sequence ATGGACACTGCGCAGCGCTACAGGGCTTTCGCGACCAGGGAAGCGCACGGACACTCCGCGATCTACGAGGAATTGGCCGGCCGGGTTGCCGATGACGAGGAACTGATCGCACTCATCGACCGGTTGCCCGTGCCGAAGAGGCAGCCGAATCTGCTGCTGGCCACCGTGCGGTTCCTCGGGGGACCGGTGACGGGCCATCGCGCTTTCCGCTCATGGGTCATCAGCCACTGGGACCAGGTGAGCGCGACCATGCGGCAACGTCGCACGCAGACCAACGAACCCGGCAGATGCGCCACGTTGCTTCCACTCCTGGCCTCCCTGCCCCAGCCGCTCGCCCTGATCGAGGTCGGTGCCTCGGCCGGCCTGTGCCTGTACCCCGACCGCTTCCAGTACCGGTACGACGACCGGCCTCCCTTGGGGCCGTCCGCCAGTCCGGTCTCGCTGACCTGTCGTACCACCGGTCACATGCCGCTTCCGGAACGGCTGCCCACCGTTGTCTGGCGGGCCGGCGTCGACCTCGATCCCCTCGACGTCCGTGATGCCGACGACATGCGCTGGCTGGAATGTCTGGTCTGGCCCGAGCAGCGGGACCGGCTGGACCGGCTGCGGAACGCCGCGCGCATCGCGCAGGCCGAGCCGCCGCACCTTGTCCGGGGTGATCTCAACCAGGTGCTCCCGGAACTGGTCTCCCGGGTGCCGCGAGGGGCCACGCCGGTGGTCTTCCACAGCGCGGTCCTGGTCTACCTGCCGAGTGAAGCCCGGAGCGTCTTCACCGAGACGATGCGACGCATGCCAGGCCACTGGATCACGAACGAGGGTCCCCACATCTTGCCGACCGTCGAGGCCCGGCTCCCGCGCCCCGCACCGCCGGATCGAGCGGTGTTCGCTCTGGCCCTGGACGAGCAGCCGCTGGCCTTCACCGGTCCGCACGGCCAGTGGGTGGACTGGTTCTAG
- the xdhB gene encoding xanthine dehydrogenase molybdopterin binding subunit — translation MSHLSERPENPVVGVPMPHESAALHVTGTALYTDDLVWRTKDVLHAYPVQVMKAHGRITALRTEPALAVPGVVRVLTGADVPGVNDAGMKHDEPLFPDEVMFHGHAVAWVLGETLEAARLGAAAVEVELEELPSLVTLQDAMAAGSYHGAQPLMETGDIDAGFADSAHVFTGEFQFAGQEHFYLETHAALAQIDENGQVFIQSSTQHPSETQEIVSHVLGVPAHEVTVQCLRMGGGFGGKEMQPHGFAAIAALGAKLTGRPVRFRLNRTQDLTMSGKRHGFHATWKIGFDTEGRIQALDATLVADGGWSLDLSEPVLARALCHIDNTYWIPNARVAGRIAKTNTVSNTAFRGFGGPQGMLVIEDILGRCAPRLGLDPTELRERNFYRPGQGQTTPYGQPVTQAERIATVWQQVKDNAGIADRKREIAAFNAAHPHTKRALALTGIKFGISFNLTAFNQGGALVLIYKDGSVLINHGGTEMGQGLHTKMMQVAATTLGIPLHKVRLAPTRTDKVPNTSATAASSGADLNGGAIKNACEQLRERLLRVAASQLGGNASDVRIVGGVARLLGSDKELAWDDLVRTAYFQRVQLSAAGFYRTEGLHWDARTFRGSPFKYFAHGAAATEVEVDGFTGAYRIRRVDIVHDVGDSLSPLIDIGQVEGGFVQGAGWLTLEDLRWDTGDGPHRGRLLTQAASTYKLPSFSEMPEEFNVTLLENATEEGAVYGSKAVGEPPLMLAFSVREALRQAAAAFGPSGASVELASPATPEAVYWAIQAARQGGASPNGQVRDGIAVDGHAVNGHAVNGHAGNGQAGNGRAADGRDRTGAEALHGA, via the coding sequence ATGAGCCATCTGTCCGAACGCCCCGAGAACCCCGTCGTCGGCGTCCCGATGCCGCACGAGAGCGCCGCCCTGCACGTCACCGGCACCGCGCTCTACACCGACGACCTGGTCTGGCGCACCAAGGATGTGCTGCACGCCTACCCGGTCCAGGTCATGAAGGCCCACGGCAGGATCACCGCACTGCGCACCGAGCCCGCGCTCGCCGTGCCCGGCGTGGTGCGCGTGCTGACCGGAGCCGACGTGCCCGGTGTCAACGACGCGGGGATGAAGCACGACGAACCGCTCTTCCCCGACGAGGTCATGTTCCACGGCCACGCGGTCGCCTGGGTGCTCGGCGAGACCCTGGAGGCGGCCCGGCTCGGCGCGGCGGCCGTCGAGGTGGAGCTGGAGGAACTGCCCTCCCTGGTCACCCTCCAGGACGCGATGGCGGCCGGCAGCTACCACGGCGCCCAGCCCCTGATGGAGACGGGGGACATCGACGCCGGCTTCGCCGACTCCGCGCACGTGTTCACCGGTGAGTTCCAGTTCGCCGGTCAGGAACACTTCTACCTGGAGACGCACGCGGCGCTGGCCCAGATCGACGAGAACGGGCAGGTGTTCATCCAGAGCAGCACCCAGCACCCCTCGGAGACCCAGGAGATCGTCTCCCACGTGCTCGGCGTGCCCGCCCACGAGGTGACCGTGCAGTGCCTGCGGATGGGCGGCGGCTTCGGCGGCAAGGAGATGCAGCCCCACGGGTTCGCGGCCATCGCCGCGCTCGGCGCCAAGCTGACCGGCCGGCCGGTCAGGTTCCGGCTCAACCGGACGCAGGACCTGACCATGTCCGGCAAGCGGCACGGCTTCCACGCCACGTGGAAGATCGGCTTCGACACGGAGGGCCGCATCCAGGCCCTGGACGCCACCCTGGTCGCGGACGGCGGCTGGAGCCTGGACCTGTCCGAACCGGTGCTGGCCCGCGCGCTGTGCCACATCGACAACACCTACTGGATCCCCAACGCGCGCGTCGCCGGCCGTATCGCCAAGACCAACACGGTCTCCAACACCGCCTTCCGCGGCTTCGGCGGACCGCAGGGCATGCTGGTGATCGAGGACATCCTCGGCCGCTGTGCACCACGGCTCGGGCTGGACCCCACGGAGCTGCGCGAGCGCAACTTCTACCGGCCGGGCCAGGGCCAGACGACGCCGTACGGACAGCCGGTCACGCAGGCCGAACGGATCGCCACGGTTTGGCAGCAGGTCAAGGACAACGCGGGCATCGCCGACCGCAAGCGGGAGATCGCCGCCTTCAACGCCGCGCACCCGCACACCAAGCGGGCGCTCGCGCTCACCGGGATCAAGTTCGGTATCTCCTTCAACCTCACCGCCTTCAACCAGGGCGGCGCGCTGGTGCTGATCTACAAGGACGGCTCGGTCCTGATCAACCACGGCGGCACCGAGATGGGCCAGGGCCTGCACACCAAGATGATGCAGGTGGCCGCGACCACCCTGGGCATCCCGCTGCACAAGGTGCGGCTGGCCCCGACGCGTACCGACAAGGTGCCCAACACCTCGGCCACCGCCGCCAGTTCCGGGGCCGACCTGAACGGCGGGGCCATCAAGAACGCCTGCGAGCAGCTGCGCGAGCGACTGCTGCGGGTGGCCGCCAGTCAGCTGGGCGGCAACGCCTCGGACGTGCGCATCGTCGGGGGCGTCGCGCGCCTGCTGGGCAGCGACAAGGAACTGGCCTGGGACGACCTGGTGCGCACGGCGTACTTCCAGCGGGTCCAGCTGTCGGCGGCCGGTTTCTACCGGACCGAGGGGCTGCACTGGGACGCCAGGACGTTCCGGGGCTCGCCGTTCAAGTACTTCGCCCATGGCGCCGCCGCGACCGAGGTGGAGGTGGACGGCTTCACCGGCGCGTACCGCATCCGGCGGGTGGACATCGTGCACGACGTCGGCGACAGCCTGTCCCCGCTGATCGACATCGGTCAGGTCGAGGGCGGCTTCGTGCAGGGCGCGGGCTGGCTGACGCTTGAGGACCTGCGCTGGGACACCGGGGACGGACCGCACCGCGGCCGGCTGCTGACCCAGGCCGCCAGCACCTACAAGCTGCCGAGCTTTTCGGAGATGCCCGAGGAGTTCAACGTCACGCTGCTGGAGAACGCCACCGAGGAGGGCGCGGTCTACGGCTCCAAGGCGGTCGGCGAGCCGCCGCTGATGCTGGCGTTCTCGGTGCGGGAGGCGCTGCGGCAGGCCGCCGCCGCGTTCGGCCCGAGCGGGGCGAGCGTCGAGCTGGCCTCGCCCGCGACACCCGAGGCGGTGTACTGGGCGATCCAGGCGGCTCGGCAGGGCGGTGCCTCCCCGAACGGTCAGGTCCGCGACGGGATCGCCGTCGACGGCCACGCCGTCAACGGCCACGCCGTCAACGGCCACGCCGGGAACGGGCAGGCCGGGAACGGCCGGGCCGCCGACGGCAGGGACCGGACCGGCGCGGAAGCGCTGCACGGTGCCTGA
- a CDS encoding xanthine dehydrogenase small subunit encodes MVAARITVNGKETPISPAAPHTTVLDFLRERGLTGTKEGCAEGECGACSVLVARPGVNKATDWVAVNACLVPVAALDGQEVVTAEGLATAGEPGKPSTLHPVQEEMAVRGGSQCGYCTPGFVCSMAAEYYRPDRCAHPDPAGHTDAEHGPNGFDLHALSGNLCRCTGYRPIRDAAFAVGTPTEEDPLAQRREQAPPAPVATEYTQDDSAFVRKGTLAETLRLLRERPDAVVVAGSTDWGVEVNIRSRRAECVVAIDRLPELRELRVESDAIEIGAALTLTEIERRLDGEIPLLAELFPQFASRLIRNSATLGGNLGTGSPIGDSPPVLLALEASLVLADADGEREVPLTEYFTGYRQSVRRPGELIRAVRVPLPLSPVVAFHKIAKRRFDDISSVAVAFALDIEDGIVRKARIGLGGVAATPIRALATEEALTGKPWAAETVDAAAQVLRAEGTPMSDHRASADYRSAMLGQSLLKLYAGTTEAVSS; translated from the coding sequence ATGGTAGCGGCGCGTATCACGGTCAACGGCAAAGAGACACCGATTTCACCGGCCGCGCCCCACACCACGGTGCTGGATTTCCTGCGCGAGCGCGGCCTCACCGGCACCAAGGAGGGCTGCGCCGAGGGTGAGTGCGGCGCCTGTTCGGTCCTGGTGGCCCGTCCCGGAGTGAACAAGGCCACCGACTGGGTGGCGGTCAACGCCTGCCTGGTCCCGGTCGCGGCGCTCGACGGCCAGGAGGTCGTCACCGCCGAGGGCCTCGCCACCGCCGGCGAACCCGGCAAGCCGTCCACCCTGCACCCCGTGCAGGAGGAGATGGCGGTCCGCGGCGGCTCCCAGTGCGGCTACTGCACCCCGGGATTCGTCTGCAGCATGGCCGCCGAGTACTACCGGCCCGACCGCTGCGCGCACCCGGACCCGGCCGGCCACACCGACGCCGAGCACGGCCCGAACGGCTTCGACCTGCACGCGCTGAGCGGAAACCTGTGCCGCTGCACCGGCTACCGCCCGATCCGCGACGCCGCCTTCGCCGTCGGTACGCCCACCGAGGAGGACCCGCTGGCGCAGCGCCGCGAGCAGGCCCCGCCCGCGCCGGTCGCCACCGAATACACCCAGGACGACAGCGCGTTCGTGCGCAAGGGCACCCTGGCGGAGACGCTCCGGCTGCTGCGCGAGCGGCCCGACGCCGTGGTGGTCGCCGGCTCCACCGACTGGGGTGTGGAGGTGAACATCCGCTCCCGCCGGGCGGAGTGCGTGGTCGCCATCGACCGGCTGCCCGAACTGCGGGAACTGCGCGTGGAATCCGACGCCATCGAGATCGGGGCGGCGCTGACCCTCACCGAGATCGAACGCCGCCTCGACGGCGAGATCCCGCTGCTGGCCGAGCTGTTCCCGCAGTTCGCCTCCCGGCTCATCCGCAACAGCGCGACCCTCGGCGGCAACCTCGGTACCGGCTCGCCCATCGGTGACAGCCCGCCGGTGCTGCTCGCGCTGGAGGCGTCGCTGGTGCTCGCCGACGCCGACGGCGAGCGTGAGGTGCCGCTGACGGAGTACTTCACCGGCTACCGGCAGAGCGTGCGCCGGCCCGGCGAGCTGATCCGCGCGGTGCGCGTCCCGCTGCCGCTGTCCCCGGTCGTGGCCTTCCACAAGATCGCCAAGCGGCGCTTCGACGACATCTCCAGCGTGGCGGTCGCCTTCGCGCTCGACATCGAGGACGGGATCGTCCGCAAGGCACGCATCGGGCTGGGCGGCGTGGCCGCCACCCCGATCCGCGCCCTCGCCACCGAGGAGGCCCTCACGGGCAAGCCGTGGGCGGCGGAGACCGTCGACGCCGCGGCCCAGGTGCTGCGCGCCGAGGGCACGCCGATGAGCGACCACCGCGCCAGCGCCGACTACCGCTCCGCGATGCTCGGCCAGAGCCTGCTCAAGCTGTACGCTGGAACCACCGAGGCGGTGTCGTCATGA
- the xdhC gene encoding xanthine dehydrogenase accessory protein XdhC, whose product MTWVAAVARLRARREPGVLVTVATVRGHAPRDAGAKLVVGRSGTWGSIGGGNVEAVAIDRAREMIAASKPEPELIDFALNDKVTNQHGVQCCGGTVSVLLEPLPVVRAVAIFGVGHVGLELARILARQDLDLHLIDSRSDILTEERLGVLADAVAQVHVHHTPLLPEEVLEELPRGTHVLIMTHDHAEDAALCDAALRTPHLGSIGLIGSAAKWARFRKRLATEGGHEDAAIDRIKTPIGLAGITGKEPATIAVSVAADLLRTFESEGDD is encoded by the coding sequence ATGACGTGGGTCGCCGCGGTCGCACGGTTGCGGGCACGCCGGGAACCCGGCGTGCTGGTGACCGTCGCGACCGTGCGCGGCCACGCCCCGCGCGACGCCGGTGCGAAGCTCGTGGTGGGGCGGAGCGGGACATGGGGCTCGATCGGCGGCGGCAATGTCGAGGCCGTCGCGATCGACCGGGCCCGCGAGATGATCGCCGCGTCGAAGCCGGAGCCGGAGCTGATCGATTTCGCCCTGAACGACAAGGTGACCAACCAGCACGGCGTGCAGTGCTGCGGAGGCACGGTCTCGGTGCTGCTCGAACCCCTGCCGGTGGTGCGGGCGGTGGCCATCTTCGGCGTCGGGCACGTCGGGCTGGAACTGGCGCGGATCCTGGCCCGCCAGGACCTCGACCTCCACCTGATCGACAGCCGTTCCGACATCCTCACCGAGGAGCGGCTCGGCGTGCTGGCGGACGCGGTGGCACAGGTGCACGTGCACCACACGCCGCTGCTGCCCGAGGAGGTGCTGGAGGAGCTGCCGCGCGGCACCCACGTCCTGATCATGACCCACGATCACGCCGAGGACGCCGCGCTGTGCGACGCCGCCCTGCGCACCCCCCACCTCGGCTCCATCGGGCTGATCGGGTCGGCGGCCAAGTGGGCGCGGTTCCGCAAACGGCTGGCCACCGAGGGCGGCCACGAGGACGCCGCCATCGACCGGATCAAGACCCCGATCGGGCTGGCCGGCATCACCGGCAAGGAGCCGGCGACCATCGCCGTGAGTGTCGCCGCCGATCTGCTGCGCACCTTCGAGTCCGAGGGTGACGACTGA
- a CDS encoding phytase — protein MRTHRTPRKAATLALGATATLLALLTAAPAGADDKGLPTVTPVGETPALYDDAAGGDSDADDPAIWRNPADPDRSLVIATAKKGGLRVYGLDARLVQSLPAPRPPAEDDAPGRFNNVDLVTGLSTPTGRTDVAVVSDRGNDRLRIYRIDPAKPTAPLTDITDPSAAPVFSAGQAEINDQRTAYGLATWRDKATGRSYALVSQRERTRLALLELTPTARGTVGYRKVRTLDLPASFRLPDGTTWSPCAEPGELPQVEGMVVDPDTGTLYAGQEDVGIWRLRADLTDRPVLVDKVREYGVPGVYDEATEECTAGADPGFGGEHLTADVEGLTLFQESDGDGYLFASSQGDDTFALFDREVSEDNEYEGGFRVGAASATLDGSQECDGAAVLNAPLGSRYPNGLLVVQDGHDTPEVPDGEGGTRTATGFKFVDLGDVVDAADL, from the coding sequence GTGAGAACGCATCGCACTCCGCGCAAGGCCGCCACCCTCGCCCTGGGCGCCACCGCCACCCTGCTCGCCCTCCTGACCGCCGCCCCCGCCGGGGCCGATGACAAGGGCCTGCCGACGGTCACCCCGGTCGGCGAGACCCCCGCCCTCTACGACGACGCGGCGGGCGGCGACTCCGACGCGGACGACCCCGCGATCTGGCGCAACCCGGCCGACCCCGACCGCAGCCTCGTCATAGCGACGGCGAAGAAGGGCGGCCTGCGCGTGTACGGCCTGGACGCCCGGCTGGTGCAGTCGTTGCCCGCGCCGCGCCCGCCGGCCGAGGACGACGCCCCGGGCCGCTTCAACAACGTCGACCTCGTCACCGGTCTGAGCACCCCCACCGGCCGGACCGACGTGGCCGTGGTCAGCGACCGGGGCAACGACCGGCTGCGGATCTACCGCATCGACCCGGCCAAGCCGACCGCGCCGCTGACCGACATCACCGACCCGTCCGCCGCCCCGGTCTTCTCCGCCGGGCAGGCCGAGATCAACGACCAGCGCACCGCGTACGGCCTCGCCACCTGGCGGGACAAGGCCACCGGCCGCTCCTACGCCCTGGTCAGCCAGCGGGAGCGGACCCGGCTCGCCCTGCTGGAACTGACCCCGACCGCGCGCGGCACCGTCGGTTACCGCAAGGTCCGCACCCTCGACCTGCCGGCGTCGTTCCGGCTGCCCGACGGCACCACCTGGTCGCCCTGCGCCGAGCCCGGTGAGCTCCCCCAGGTCGAGGGCATGGTGGTGGACCCGGACACCGGCACCCTGTACGCCGGCCAGGAGGACGTCGGTATCTGGCGGCTGCGCGCCGACCTGACCGACCGGCCGGTCCTGGTGGACAAGGTCCGCGAGTACGGCGTCCCCGGCGTCTACGACGAGGCCACCGAGGAGTGCACGGCCGGCGCCGATCCCGGTTTCGGCGGCGAGCACCTGACCGCGGATGTCGAGGGCCTGACCCTGTTCCAGGAATCCGACGGGGACGGCTATCTCTTCGCCTCCAGCCAGGGCGACGACACCTTCGCCCTGTTCGACCGCGAGGTGAGCGAGGACAACGAGTACGAGGGCGGCTTCCGTGTCGGCGCGGCCTCCGCGACGCTCGACGGGTCTCAGGAGTGCGACGGCGCCGCCGTCCTGAACGCCCCGCTGGGCAGCCGCTACCCGAACGGCCTGCTGGTCGTCCAGGACGGCCACGACACCCCGGAGGTGCCCGACGGCGAGGGCGGCACCCGTACGGCGACCGGATTCAAGTTCGTCGACCTGGGCGACGTGGTGGACGCCGCCGACCTGTGA
- a CDS encoding ABC transporter permease, translating to MLLPSASLVVFLLLWQSLAASGTWSRTLVPPPAEVWDAFTDVSTTHDGVRGYNGTYLVEHLGISLRRIAIGAGLGITAGVLFGLLMGTVGWLRALFEPWITFLRTLPPLAYFSLLVIWLGINEEPKITLLAVAAFPPVAVSTTTAVAAVPRNLTEAARALGASRWNVVTDVVVPSALPETLTGVRLAVGVAYSSLVAAELVNGLPGIGGMVKDAANYNNTPVVLVGIITIGVSGLVIDGLLLRLERAVVPWRGRA from the coding sequence GTGCTGCTGCCGTCCGCCTCCCTCGTCGTCTTCCTCCTGCTGTGGCAGTCGCTGGCGGCGAGCGGCACCTGGAGCCGGACGCTGGTCCCGCCGCCGGCCGAGGTGTGGGACGCGTTCACCGACGTGTCCACGACGCACGACGGAGTGCGCGGGTACAACGGCACCTACCTCGTCGAACACCTGGGCATCAGTCTGCGCCGCATCGCGATCGGTGCCGGTCTGGGCATCACCGCCGGGGTGCTGTTCGGGCTGCTCATGGGCACCGTCGGCTGGCTGCGCGCGTTGTTCGAGCCCTGGATCACCTTCCTGCGGACGCTGCCGCCGCTGGCGTACTTCTCCCTGCTCGTCATCTGGCTGGGCATCAACGAGGAGCCGAAGATCACGCTGCTGGCGGTGGCCGCCTTCCCGCCCGTGGCGGTGTCGACCACCACGGCCGTCGCGGCCGTGCCGAGGAACCTGACCGAGGCCGCTCGTGCCCTCGGCGCCTCGCGGTGGAACGTGGTCACGGACGTCGTCGTCCCCTCGGCGCTGCCGGAGACGCTCACCGGGGTACGTCTCGCCGTCGGCGTGGCCTATTCCTCGCTGGTGGCCGCCGAGTTGGTCAACGGGCTGCCCGGTATCGGCGGCATGGTCAAGGACGCCGCCAACTACAACAACACCCCCGTGGTGCTGGTCGGCATCATCACCATCGGCGTCTCCGGCCTGGTCATCGACGGCCTGCTGCTGCGGCTGGAACGCGCCGTCGTGCCGTGGCGCGGCCGCGCCTAG